In the Breoghania sp. genome, CATTGTAGCAGTTTGAAACCGCCTGACGGGCGTGGAATAAGGAGCCAGACATGTCACAGGCCTCACTTCGCCTCGTCGAGGGGACGGGAATGGATAAGACCAAAGCACTGGACGCAGCCCTGGCGCAGATCGAGCGCGCCTTCGGCAAGGGATCGATCATGCGGCTCGGCGAAGGCCAGGTCGTTGAGGTGGAGGCGATCTCCACCGGGTCGCTCGGGCTCGATATCGCACTCGGCATCGGCGGTCTGCCGCGCGGACGTATCGTGGAGATCTACGGTCCGGAATCCTCGGGCAAGACCACGCTGGCGCTGCACACGATTGCCGAGGCCCAGAAGAAGGGCGGCGTATGCGCCTTCATCGACGCCGAACATGCGCTGGACCCGGTCTATGCGCGCAAACTGGGCGTCACGATTGACGACATGCTGATCTCGCAGCCCGATGCGGGCGAGCAGGCGCTGGAAATCGCCGACACGCTGGTGCGCTCCGGCGCGATCGACGTGCTTGTGGTTGATTCCGTGGCCGCGCTCACCCCGCGTGCGGAACTTGAAGGTGAGATGGGCGACAGCCTGCCCGGCCTTCAGGCTCGTCTGATGAGTCAGGCGCTGCGCAAGCTCACCGCTTCGATCTCCAAGTCGAAGACCATGGTGATCTTCATCAACCAGATCCGCATGAAGATCGGCGTGATGTTCGGCTCGCCCGAAACAACGACCGGCGGCAATGCGCTCAAGTTCTATGCCTCTGTGCGTCTCGACATTCGCCGCATCGGTTCGATCAAGGACAAGGACGAGGTTGTCGGCAACCAGACCAAGGTCAAGGTCGTCAAGAACAAGCTCGCCCCGCCGTTCAAGCAGATCGAATTCGACATCATGTATGGCGAAGGCATCTCCAAGATGGGCGAACTCATCGATCTGGGTGTCAAAAGCGGGATGGTGGAGAAGTCGGGGGCCTGGTTCTCCTACAACAGCCAGCGTCTGGGGCAGGGGCGTGAGAACGCCAAGAATTTCCTGCGCGAGAACCCGGCTGTCGCGGAAGAGATCGAGCTGGCAATCCGCCAGAATGCGGGGCTTATCGCGGAAAAGATCACCGACCCGGAAGGCGGTGAAGAGGGCCCGAGTGGTTCCGTCGACGATTGATCGCCCCCATGGCGGGAGGCTGCCAAACGGGTGGCCTCACGTGGGAAGTGTGCGCCTTCGTCTTCGACAGACAGCATTTGCAAGTGAAAAGCCCCGTTGGAGCATCGGTTCCGGCGGGGCTTTTTGCGCTCAGGGTTCCGTCAGAACTTGGGCTTCGTCAGAACCGGGGTTTCCTTGGACCCTGGGTTTTCCAGAAACCGAGTGCTTTCGGCAGCGGAGCGCCCACCCGCGCCGGTTGGCCCCGTGCATCTGGCGGCGGCGCTTGAGGCGCGCCGTACTTGTGGATTGGTGCGCGCCTTCTGCGCATGCGCGCGGATAACGGATATGATCCTTTCCCGTCTCAATTCTCACGACCGGTTCCGGTACGCGCCACCTGGTGTGGTTCCAGGTTCCATCCGGTCGTTTTCCTCTGCCGTTCGGGCCTCCAACCGTTCGGCATCTCCCGGCCAGAAGACCGCTCGGTATTTGGCCTCCGCTTGACCTCGTCTCTCTCACCGAAGGGATACCCATGAATTCCGCTTCCTCTCTTCTCGCAGCCTCCCTTCTGGGCTGCGGACTTGTCGCCGGTTCCCCCGCACTTGCCGCCGATGCGCCTGTCGCACCGAAGGTTCTCGTCATCTCCATGTTCAAGCACGAAGCCTCCAGCTGGTTGGAGAAGGAAGGCTTGACCGACAAGATCGCCATTGACGGTCTGTCGGAAGATTTCCCCGATCTTTCCTGCAATGATCGCGGGCTGTGCCTTGTCACCACCTCCATGGGCTATGCGAATGCCGCAAGCTCCATCACCGCGCTGGTGCTTTCCCCCAAGGTCGATCTTTCTCAGACCTATTTCCTGATCGCCGGCATTGCCGGTATCGACCCGGCCAATGGCACGCTGGGCTCCGCCATGTGGGCGCGCTATGCCATCGATGGGGGCCTGCAGTGGCGGATTGATGATCGCGAGGCGCCTGAAGGGTGGGTTTCCGGCGGCTTCGGGATGTTCTCCAAGGGCTATGGCGAAAAGCCCGGCTCTTTCTATGGCACCGAGGTCTATCACCTGAACGAGGCCCTGGCTGACGCGGCCTTCGAGGCGTCCAAGGATGTGGAACTCGCCGATAGCGAGGGGGCGAGCGCCTATCGCGCGCATTATGCGGAAGAGGCCGCGAAGGCGAAGCCGTCCGTCGGCATGTGCGATACGGTTTCCACCGACCAGTGGTGGCATGGCGTTGCGCTGGGTGAGGCGATGAACGACTGGGCCGCGCTGTTGAGCGATGGGGCTGCCGACTATTGCACCACCCAGCAGGAAGACAACGCCACGCTGACCGCACTTTCGCGCGGTGAGAAGCTCGGCAAGCTCCACATGGATCGCGTCGCCATCCTGCGCACCGCCTCCAATTTCGATCGTCCCTATCCCGGTCAGGCCCCGCAGGATTCGCTGAACGCCAATTCCGGCGGCTTCATGCCCGCCATCACCAACGCCTATCTTGTGGGCAAGGCTTTCACCGATACGGTTCTGGACAACTGGGGGGACTGGAAAGACGGCGTTCCGGCCCGCTAGAAACGGCCTTCCAAACGGCAGAAACGGGCCAGTTCGTAACCCGGGTTGCGGCCTGGTCCGTGATATGCGCCGTATCGGTCGCATTTTCAGGGAAGCGGGGCCAAGCGCACCGCTTCCCTTTGCTGCCTTAAGGCTTTAAAACCCGCGCGGTGCAGTTATGAACATGATCCTTGCGCGCGGCCTCCACTTGCGTGTCG is a window encoding:
- the recA gene encoding recombinase RecA, with the protein product MSQASLRLVEGTGMDKTKALDAALAQIERAFGKGSIMRLGEGQVVEVEAISTGSLGLDIALGIGGLPRGRIVEIYGPESSGKTTLALHTIAEAQKKGGVCAFIDAEHALDPVYARKLGVTIDDMLISQPDAGEQALEIADTLVRSGAIDVLVVDSVAALTPRAELEGEMGDSLPGLQARLMSQALRKLTASISKSKTMVIFINQIRMKIGVMFGSPETTTGGNALKFYASVRLDIRRIGSIKDKDEVVGNQTKVKVVKNKLAPPFKQIEFDIMYGEGISKMGELIDLGVKSGMVEKSGAWFSYNSQRLGQGRENAKNFLRENPAVAEEIELAIRQNAGLIAEKITDPEGGEEGPSGSVDD
- a CDS encoding purine nucleoside permease, encoding MNSASSLLAASLLGCGLVAGSPALAADAPVAPKVLVISMFKHEASSWLEKEGLTDKIAIDGLSEDFPDLSCNDRGLCLVTTSMGYANAASSITALVLSPKVDLSQTYFLIAGIAGIDPANGTLGSAMWARYAIDGGLQWRIDDREAPEGWVSGGFGMFSKGYGEKPGSFYGTEVYHLNEALADAAFEASKDVELADSEGASAYRAHYAEEAAKAKPSVGMCDTVSTDQWWHGVALGEAMNDWAALLSDGAADYCTTQQEDNATLTALSRGEKLGKLHMDRVAILRTASNFDRPYPGQAPQDSLNANSGGFMPAITNAYLVGKAFTDTVLDNWGDWKDGVPAR